In Myxocyprinus asiaticus isolate MX2 ecotype Aquarium Trade chromosome 32, UBuf_Myxa_2, whole genome shotgun sequence, one genomic interval encodes:
- the LOC127423391 gene encoding nucleoside diphosphate kinase A-like: protein MSANEERTFIAIKPDGVQRGLVGEIIKRFEQKGFRLVAMKLIQASEDLLRQHYSDLMDRPFFPGLVSYMSSGPVVAMVWEGFNVIKTGRVMLGETNPTDSKPGTIRGDFCVQVGRNIIHGSDSVDSANTEISLWFSPEELCDYFKCQHSWIYS from the exons ATGTCTGCAAACGAGGAGCGCACCTTTATTGCCATCAAGCCGGATGGCGTGCAGAGGGGACTCGTCGGAGAGATCATCAAGCGTTTTGAACAGAAAGGTTTCAGATTAGTTGCTATGAAGTTAATCCAG GCCAGTGAAGATCTTCTAAGGCAGCACTACAGTGACTTGATGGATCGGCCTTTCTTTCCTGGGCTTGTCAGTTACATGTCCTCTGGCCCTGTGGTTGCTATG GTGTGGGAGggttttaatgttataaaaaccGGCCGAGTGATGCTTGGCGAGACTAATCCCACTGACTCAAAGCCTGGGACTATCCGAGGCGACTTTTGCGTTCAAGTTGGTCG GAACATCATCCATGGCAGTGATTCTGTCGATAGTGCCAACACTGAGATCAGCCTATGGTTCTCACCAGAAGAGCtctgtgattatttcaaatgtcagcATAGCTGGATCTATAGCTGA